One window of the Thermodesulfobacteriota bacterium genome contains the following:
- a CDS encoding NAD+ synthase: MNKVRLGLSQINVLVGDIDGNLKKILKYIRIAKKSGVDILCFPELSVTGYPPEDLLLKPSFIEDNLEALDEVRKATDSITVVVGFADKNQDIYNAAAIIHNKVLIDVYHKCYLPNYSVFDENRYFQAGVRAPVYQLGDLVFGVNICEDIWYPGDPIRKQAVLGDAQVILNISSSPYYASKVQARERMLLTRASDYSVVIGYCNLVGGQDELIFDGHSVVIDERGEVIARASGFEEELLIADVNVQRVFPSRLHDPRRRKEKYVIGLEDKDVNVLELAVGDLKRNSRPAITPMVAEFMEYREEVFKALVMGTRDYVTKNRFSNVVIGLSGGIDSSLVSAIAVEALGKENVVGVSMPSRYSSKGSTVDAERLSKNLGIELITIPIEPAFSAYLEMFSGVFAGKGQDVTEENIQARIRGNILMALSNKFGWLVLTTGNKSETSVGYSTLYGDMAGGFSVIKDVPKTLVYRLAEFYNGWKGKEIIPKSVISKPPSAELRPNQLDVDSLPSYDVLDPILKAYVEEDLSIEEIIAQGFEEEMVNRIVRMVDLNEYKRRQSPPGIKITPRAFGKDRRFPITNLFRE, from the coding sequence ATGAATAAGGTCAGGCTCGGGTTGAGCCAAATTAATGTATTGGTTGGTGATATAGACGGTAATCTCAAAAAGATTCTCAAATATATAAGAATCGCAAAAAAATCTGGCGTCGACATATTATGTTTTCCTGAACTCTCCGTCACTGGTTATCCACCTGAAGATCTGTTGCTTAAACCAAGTTTTATTGAAGATAATTTAGAAGCGCTTGATGAGGTGAGAAAGGCAACGGATTCCATAACTGTAGTTGTAGGTTTTGCAGATAAAAACCAAGATATTTACAATGCGGCAGCAATCATTCACAACAAGGTCCTGATAGATGTTTACCACAAGTGCTACCTGCCAAACTACAGCGTATTTGACGAAAACAGATATTTTCAGGCAGGCGTGAGAGCACCCGTCTATCAACTTGGCGATTTGGTTTTCGGTGTAAATATCTGTGAAGATATATGGTATCCCGGTGATCCGATAAGAAAACAGGCTGTTTTAGGTGATGCTCAGGTAATTTTAAATATATCTTCATCCCCATATTACGCCTCTAAGGTCCAAGCGAGGGAGCGAATGTTGTTAACGCGGGCATCTGATTATTCGGTGGTAATAGGCTATTGTAACCTTGTCGGAGGACAGGATGAGTTGATATTTGATGGACATAGCGTCGTTATAGACGAGCGTGGGGAGGTAATAGCGCGTGCATCTGGCTTTGAAGAGGAGCTACTTATTGCTGATGTAAATGTTCAAAGGGTCTTCCCCTCTCGACTCCATGATCCAAGAAGAAGAAAGGAGAAATATGTGATCGGACTTGAGGATAAAGATGTAAATGTATTGGAATTGGCTGTAGGTGATTTAAAAAGAAACTCGCGTCCAGCGATTACTCCTATGGTAGCAGAATTTATGGAATATCGAGAAGAGGTATTTAAGGCGCTTGTTATGGGGACGAGAGACTACGTTACGAAAAACCGCTTTTCGAATGTTGTTATTGGTTTAAGCGGAGGTATCGACTCGTCCTTGGTTTCTGCCATCGCAGTAGAGGCTTTAGGTAAAGAAAATGTAGTTGGGGTTTCGATGCCCTCCAGATACAGTTCAAAGGGGAGCACGGTAGATGCGGAAAGACTTTCTAAAAATCTAGGGATAGAGCTCATTACCATTCCAATTGAGCCGGCTTTTAGCGCTTATCTTGAAATGTTTTCAGGAGTATTTGCTGGAAAGGGGCAGGACGTTACGGAGGAAAATATCCAGGCAAGGATCCGTGGTAATATACTCATGGCGTTGTCAAATAAATTTGGATGGCTCGTGCTAACAACCGGTAATAAGAGTGAGACTAGCGTTGGGTACAGTACGCTTTACGGTGACATGGCCGGGGGTTTTTCAGTTATTAAGGATGTCCCAAAGACATTGGTTTACAGGCTTGCCGAGTTTTACAACGGCTGGAAGGGAAAAGAAATTATACCAAAATCTGTTATATCAAAACCTCCGTCGGCAGAGCTTAGGCCAAATCAATTGGATGTAGATTCTCTCCCATCCTATGATGTCCTAGATCCCATACTCAAAGCGTATGTCGAAGAGGATCTGAGCATTGAGGAAATCATAGCTCAAGGATTTGAGGAGGAAATGGTGAATAGGATAGTGAGGATGGTAGACTTAAACGAGTACAAGAGGCGGCAATCCCCTCCAGGTATAAAAATAACGCCCAGGGCATTTGGCAAGGACCGGCGCTTCCCCATAACGAACCTTTTCAGAGAATAA
- a CDS encoding glycosyltransferase family 39 protein — protein sequence MINRNKELIVIVLVMIIGTYFLAFVSYEVLLSKPAPSLLDIWNKWDSPSYLDIAENGYRGFGDEMWVRIVFFPFYPFIIRIFALVLKSYKLSALVVSNLAYAIACFYLYRLVLKKYDDETAIRSVFYMSIFPTAYFFHAGYSESLFLALTIASFYYAGENRWFLTGVFGMLASATRITGVFLFPALLIEYLSQNEYRIKGIKLNFLYLFLILIGLVAYLIINYITFGDPFAFLDAQREYWQKTLSPPWKGLMGAWNYIRWKDADPAYRLMIGWAELLFAIFGLLCTIWAFIRLRASYGVYMLLTWTAATSTSFMLSVPRYTLSLFPIFILVALVARRIEIYYVITVVFLLFYGLFLIKFTQSGWAF from the coding sequence TTGATTAACCGCAACAAGGAATTAATTGTCATTGTGTTGGTTATGATTATTGGAACCTATTTCCTCGCATTTGTGTCCTATGAAGTCCTCCTGAGTAAGCCTGCTCCCTCGCTTCTGGACATCTGGAATAAATGGGATTCACCAAGTTATCTTGATATTGCCGAGAATGGCTACAGGGGATTTGGCGACGAAATGTGGGTTCGTATCGTGTTTTTTCCATTCTACCCATTTATTATTCGGATTTTTGCACTGGTACTAAAAAGCTATAAGCTCTCAGCACTAGTTGTCTCTAATCTTGCTTATGCCATAGCGTGTTTTTACTTGTATAGGCTTGTACTTAAGAAATACGACGATGAAACCGCCATAAGAAGTGTCTTTTACATGTCGATATTTCCTACAGCCTATTTTTTTCATGCTGGATATTCGGAGAGCCTTTTTTTGGCCTTAACCATCGCGAGCTTTTACTACGCGGGGGAAAACAGATGGTTTCTTACAGGGGTTTTTGGTATGCTGGCATCTGCTACGCGCATAACTGGTGTTTTCTTATTTCCGGCGCTGTTGATAGAGTACCTCTCTCAGAATGAATACCGAATTAAAGGCATAAAATTAAACTTTCTTTATCTATTCTTAATATTGATCGGTTTGGTAGCCTACCTTATTATCAACTACATAACCTTTGGAGATCCCTTTGCTTTCCTTGATGCCCAGAGGGAATACTGGCAAAAGACGCTATCTCCTCCATGGAAAGGGCTCATGGGGGCTTGGAATTATATCCGGTGGAAAGATGCCGACCCTGCATATAGATTAATGATAGGTTGGGCTGAGCTCTTATTCGCTATATTTGGACTGTTATGTACGATTTGGGCTTTCATTCGTCTAAGGGCTTCCTACGGTGTCTATATGCTCCTTACCTGGACTGCTGCCACATCTACCTCGTTTATGTTAAGCGTGCCTCGCTACACCCTCTCTTTGTTTCCGATTTTTATTTTGGTTGCGTTGGTTGCCAGGCGAATTGAAATATACTATGTCATAACAGTTGTATTTCTTCTCTTTTATGGACTTTTTTTAATAAAGTTCACCCAGTCGGGCTGGGCTTTCTAA
- a CDS encoding ribonuclease HI family protein: MESSKQLELPINIEEKEAAKIYIDGASRGNPGSSAIGVVIIDSKGKKHKIKQYLGIHTNNQAEYHALITALASAKKLKKTHLTIFTDSQLLANQVNRLWKVRDPEIKALYQKAISLISSFRKVKLSHIPRHLNKEADRLANEALDDYHS, encoded by the coding sequence ATGGAGAGCTCCAAACAGCTTGAATTGCCCATAAATATTGAAGAAAAAGAAGCCGCTAAAATTTATATAGATGGAGCTTCAAGGGGTAATCCAGGTTCTTCTGCAATTGGAGTCGTTATAATAGATTCTAAAGGAAAAAAACATAAGATAAAACAATATCTTGGAATCCATACGAACAACCAAGCCGAGTATCACGCATTGATCACAGCGTTGGCATCGGCAAAAAAGCTAAAGAAAACACATCTCACGATCTTTACCGACTCCCAGCTCCTCGCAAATCAGGTAAATCGTCTCTGGAAGGTGCGTGATCCAGAAATTAAAGCCCTTTATCAGAAAGCTATAAGCCTAATCTCCAGCTTTAGGAAAGTAAAGCTAAGTCACATACCTAGGCATCTTAATAAAGAAGCCGACAGACTTGCCAACGAAGCCTTGGATGATTATCATTCTTAA
- the tyrS gene encoding tyrosine--tRNA ligase, giving the protein MPFASPQKQFEIIKRGTEEIISEGELLSKLRKSVEKNEPLRVKAGFDPTAPDLHLGHCILLRKLRDFQALGHTVVFLIGDFTAMIGDPSGKTETRPPLTRGEVEKNAKTYEKQVYNILDREKTEVVFNSSWLGSMNAEGLLKLASLGNVARMLEREDFRARYESGSSITIMEFLYPLIQSYDSVNIRADVELGGTDQRFNILLGRDVQRHFGQESQVAIFLPLLEGTDGVKKMSKSLGNYIAFEDTPENVYGKIMSISDDLMWRYYELMSSRPGEEIHDIKSRNHPMEAKKSLAIEIATLFHGEKVALKAQKDFELKFSERQFPEDGREILLDKKNGKTILDLISLSSQRLKSRGEAKRLIEQGGVSIDGERITDPNSMIPDRDLLRLKIGKREFVKVRFM; this is encoded by the coding sequence ATGCCATTTGCAAGTCCTCAGAAGCAATTTGAAATTATTAAAAGAGGTACTGAAGAGATAATCTCCGAGGGGGAGCTATTGTCCAAGCTTAGAAAGTCGGTGGAAAAGAATGAGCCGCTGAGAGTTAAAGCGGGCTTTGATCCCACCGCACCTGACTTACATCTTGGACACTGTATTCTACTAAGAAAACTCAGGGACTTTCAGGCGTTGGGGCACACAGTTGTATTTCTGATCGGCGACTTTACGGCAATGATTGGTGATCCCTCCGGGAAAACAGAAACTAGACCTCCGTTGACAAGGGGGGAAGTCGAAAAAAATGCCAAGACATATGAAAAACAGGTTTATAATATCTTAGATAGGGAAAAGACGGAGGTTGTTTTCAATTCTTCCTGGCTAGGTAGTATGAATGCAGAAGGATTGCTTAAACTCGCCTCTTTGGGGAATGTGGCAAGGATGCTAGAGAGAGAGGACTTTCGTGCACGTTATGAGTCTGGCTCTTCAATAACAATCATGGAGTTTTTGTATCCACTGATTCAGTCTTATGATTCAGTGAACATAAGAGCCGATGTTGAATTGGGTGGGACAGACCAGAGATTTAATATCCTGCTAGGTCGTGATGTGCAGAGGCATTTTGGGCAGGAGTCTCAGGTAGCCATTTTTCTACCGCTACTCGAGGGGACCGATGGTGTTAAGAAAATGTCCAAGTCTCTCGGAAATTACATTGCTTTTGAAGACACTCCTGAAAATGTCTATGGGAAAATCATGTCAATATCGGATGATCTGATGTGGAGGTATTATGAGCTTATGAGTTCAAGACCTGGAGAAGAGATCCATGACATCAAATCACGGAATCATCCGATGGAAGCCAAAAAATCGCTTGCTATTGAGATTGCGACGTTATTTCATGGAGAGAAAGTAGCGCTCAAGGCCCAGAAGGATTTCGAGTTGAAATTCTCGGAGCGGCAGTTTCCTGAGGATGGGAGGGAGATCCTTTTGGATAAAAAGAATGGAAAAACGATACTCGATTTAATTTCGCTTTCCTCTCAACGACTTAAGAGCAGGGGAGAGGCAAAGAGGCTGATCGAGCAGGGTGGTGTCAGCATTGATGGGGAAAGAATTACCGATCCAAATTCTATGATTCCTGATAGGGATCTACTTAGGTTGAAGATAGGCAAGAGGGAGTTTGTGAAAGTGAGGTTTATGTAG
- a CDS encoding C4-type zinc ribbon domain-containing protein, whose protein sequence is MRDQIAALGTLQQLDLEIKVIEEKLRKYPQEISRYEEDLENAKTSIAEARKELEQITRNKKEMEHQLEENHLSIKKAEKRLFEIKTYREYEALQKEISQTKMTNATLEEKILQSMEVMENLEKHISDKESELTEREKESEKLIKDYKTKIKDLAITHENKQLEKEKIISIIDPEVLPLYEKIKTRNGIAIAPARNEVCTGCNMKIPPQLFNEILTLSRMIQCPNCGRILYSEESFNGELQTA, encoded by the coding sequence ATGCGAGATCAAATTGCTGCTCTCGGTACGCTCCAGCAACTTGATTTAGAGATAAAGGTTATAGAGGAGAAACTGAGAAAATATCCTCAAGAGATCTCCCGTTATGAAGAAGATCTAGAGAATGCTAAGACTTCCATAGCTGAAGCAAGAAAAGAGCTAGAACAGATAACAAGAAATAAAAAAGAAATGGAACACCAACTTGAAGAAAACCACTTAAGCATAAAGAAGGCAGAGAAAAGGCTATTTGAAATAAAAACCTATAGGGAGTATGAGGCTCTCCAAAAAGAGATTAGCCAAACAAAAATGACAAATGCCACACTCGAAGAGAAAATTCTCCAGTCTATGGAAGTCATGGAAAATCTTGAAAAACATATTAGTGATAAGGAAAGTGAACTTACTGAGAGAGAAAAGGAAAGCGAAAAATTAATAAAAGACTACAAAACAAAAATAAAAGATCTTGCGATAACACACGAAAATAAGCAACTGGAAAAAGAAAAAATTATATCAATAATAGATCCTGAGGTCTTGCCGCTTTATGAAAAGATAAAGACAAGGAATGGCATAGCAATAGCACCGGCAAGAAATGAGGTCTGTACAGGGTGCAACATGAAGATCCCCCCTCAACTGTTCAACGAAATACTCACACTATCGAGGATGATCCAATGTCCGAACTGCGGTAGAATACTCTACAGTGAAGAATCATTCAATGGAGAGCTCCAAACAGCTTGA
- a CDS encoding CPBP family intramembrane glutamic endopeptidase: MKSLLLKRTHLQPVSIYVIVILLITLARILFPNFSVAFAALILFSTPFLVTDRMRGFKWDPRGLLIGVVVSIVVLPTYLVLGLLLTANTIHVDRISAIIIALQLFFVAIPEEVFFRGYLQERLGNSLMGVLIVSLLFALGHFFTLCVASGFIGGICTQSILTFFPSLIMGYLYARTGTLWGSIIFHFLSNIAYISMQ, translated from the coding sequence ATGAAAAGTTTATTATTGAAGAGAACTCACCTGCAGCCTGTATCAATATACGTTATTGTTATCTTGCTCATAACCCTTGCTCGAATTTTATTTCCTAATTTTTCAGTTGCTTTTGCGGCGCTGATACTGTTTTCCACACCGTTTCTCGTGACTGATAGAATGAGAGGTTTTAAATGGGATCCGCGTGGTTTGTTGATCGGAGTAGTCGTGTCGATTGTTGTTCTTCCAACTTATCTGGTGTTGGGTTTGTTGCTTACCGCCAATACAATTCACGTAGATAGAATCAGCGCTATAATTATTGCTTTGCAGCTATTTTTTGTTGCAATTCCAGAAGAGGTTTTTTTCCGTGGTTATCTGCAGGAAAGATTAGGAAACAGCCTAATGGGAGTTCTTATTGTCAGTTTACTCTTTGCTCTAGGACATTTTTTTACACTATGTGTGGCATCGGGGTTTATTGGCGGGATTTGCACTCAAAGTATTCTTACTTTTTTCCCCTCCCTTATCATGGGATATTTGTATGCTAGGACCGGAACCCTCTGGGGAAGCATAATATTTCATTTCCTTTCTAACATTGCCTACATCTCGATGCAATAA
- a CDS encoding class I SAM-dependent methyltransferase: MPPIIRDNKYFMYPFYYYAYKGKDIKTAMNFKTLIYSLSEKEYRDFYENLNSISRQRDTDLNDASIKYIIDNLLKTAKNLIDIGCGNGYFLKQLKNNGLDLFGCDIADTRRDGDYNFVRCSIAHLPFRDKLFDIVTCSHTLEHILNPEKAISELKRITRKQLIITVPCQRYYLYTLDEHVHFFPYKEKLASLIGIKDSTCKKIRGDWVYIGYLESFD; the protein is encoded by the coding sequence TTGCCTCCAATTATAAGAGACAACAAATATTTTATGTATCCATTTTATTACTACGCCTATAAAGGTAAAGATATTAAAACTGCGATGAATTTCAAAACCCTTATATATAGTCTTAGTGAAAAAGAGTATAGAGATTTTTATGAAAATCTCAATTCGATTTCTAGACAAAGGGATACGGACTTGAATGACGCAAGTATAAAATACATTATCGATAATCTGTTAAAAACGGCTAAAAATCTAATAGACATTGGTTGCGGAAATGGTTACTTTCTGAAACAACTGAAGAACAATGGCCTAGATTTATTCGGTTGTGACATTGCTGACACAAGAAGAGACGGAGATTATAATTTTGTCAGATGCAGCATTGCACACCTTCCATTTAGAGATAAACTGTTCGATATCGTTACTTGTTCTCATACACTAGAGCACATTCTCAATCCTGAAAAAGCTATTTCTGAATTAAAGCGAATCACCAGAAAGCAATTGATTATTACTGTCCCTTGCCAGAGATATTACCTTTATACGCTTGATGAACACGTTCACTTTTTCCCTTACAAGGAAAAACTTGCTTCGCTCATCGGGATTAAAGATAGTACCTGCAAAAAGATACGGGGCGACTGGGTTTATATCGGTTATCTCGAATCATTTGATTGA